TCATTGTTGACTGCTTTAAATTTCACCTACAGAGCAATCTGAATAACTCCCTCAAAAGGTGAAGAACTTCGTGAAAACTCCAATATTGATGAGAAGAAATGTGAAGCTTTTCTTCTCACTTTACAATCGCTAAACTCCCCAAATTAAATATCAAGCGGTAGATCGATTACAGTCGGATAACGCCCCTGGGGTAAATCGATCGATCTCCAAATCGACGGAACTTTATTCAAAAATGGCACTGGGCGGCGGTGTCGATGTTTCTCTAGCAAGTCTTCGTACAGCGCTTCGACTTGAGAAATATTGTTGCTCAGCGTGTAGCGCTCTTCTACCCGCTGTCTCGCCTTCTGCCCCAGTATCGTTGTCCAACTTGCGTGATCTCGCAGTTGAGGAAGTAATGCTCTCAACTGTGACGTGACTCGCTGCGTTTCTAGAACAATTCCCGCCTCGTCTTCTAAGACTTCACCATCTGCCCCCGCATCGGTCGCCACACACGCGACTCCACACGCCATTGCTTCTAGAAGAGACAGCGATAAGCCTTCGACGAGCGACGGCAAGATAAACACATCCGTATCGCGCAAGATGTTAATACGATCGCGCTCATCTGCCAAAAATCCTAGCCATTTAATCCCGTGTTCCTCGCCGTAAAACGGAATCAGCGAAGCCGCTAAAGTTCCATGATTACCCACAATCACCAGCTTGCAATCCTCACCCATATTCGCCTGCTTCCAAGCTTTTAAGAGGGATTCAACATTCTTTTCGGGTGCGATTCGACCTTGATACAAAAACAACCGTTTTGCACCCACCCTGGCTTTAAACGACGATGCTCCCGGTGAGTATTTTTCAATATCCACTCCGTTTGGAATCACCGCGATCTTTTCTGCTGGAACACCCAGTTTGATGAGTAAATCTCGCTGGATTCTGGAGAAAATAATCACACGATCGTACTTCGCCAAAGAGGGTGCATAAAGCTGGTACATCAAATGCTGAGTCCCAGAGGTGAGATTGCGAAGTTTGCGATCGAACGCAGGATGAAACGTTGCAACTAAAGGAAGGTTCAACGTCTGACAAATCTCCGGCAGCATAAAGTCAAGCGGCGATAGTGTCAGCGAGGCGTGAACCAAATCGGGCTTTGGCGATAGATTTTTAAGCGCTTGTTCGAGAACTTTGGCGGATTTTAGCGTCGGGATCGTGTAGATTTGCGATTTATATAAAAAGGGAATCTGAATTTCTCTGAGATCGGGAAAGTTGTCGGGAACTCCTTCTTCCTGAGCAAAGTGGAAGAAGCTAACTTGATGTCCTCGATCTAACAGAGCATTCGTAACTTCTCGACTGTAGGTAACATTGCCGCAAAACGGTGTTTTCTTGCCAAGCCAAGCGATGTGCATTTGAGTTTAGTAATAGAGACTAAGGGTGATGTGAGGCTCAAGGTCGTAGAAACAACACGTCTCTGGTTCCTAAGCTCTTATTCCTGGTTATTATCATTCGTATGTGCAATATACCAGGTTAGCGATCCGCCCGCGATCGTCAAGGCAGCAAGCGCCAGAAACACGATTCTCAACCCAAAGATCGTTTCAGATACGCCCGCTAAAACCAGCGGCAACGACAACGCGATGTTAACAGCATTGTTTTGCAGACCAAAGACTTTACCTCGCATATCTTCGGGTGTTTCTTGCTGAATTGTGGTTTGCATCGGAATTCCAATCAATGCGGCAAAGGCTCCCAGCGCCACCAGCAATCCGAGGGTAATCCAAAGATGACTGTAGAAAAAGCCAATTCCAACCAGACAGGATGCCATGCCGATCGACCCGATCGTTCCCAGTCTTGCATGAGCAAAACGCTGTCCAAAACTCCCCAGCAATGCCGCTCCCGCCGCCATGCCGACGCCGCCTGCTGCCAAGAGAAACCCAAACTGTGAAGACTTAATTTCGGGCATCACTTCCGCGAGTCGCACCGCCAAAACTGCGAGTGCCGCGAAAATCGAAAACAGAATCACAAGCTGAATCAGTGCGCCCCGGACATGAGCGTGTTTACCGAGAAAGCGCAGTCCGTCTTTGATATCTGCCCAAACGTGCGGTTGATCTTCCGGTGCAACCTCCTGTGGCTTCTCCCCAGTGCGCATCAATAGCAGGAGAACACCTGCAATCACATAACCACCCCCCACGAGCAATTCTTTACCAAAGTCCGTGCTGCCGCCAAATTGACTGGCGATCGTATCCGCCAGCGCCAACAACGGTTCACCCACCGCGAATCCGATAATCACCGAAGCCATTGCAGTCGTGGTGTACAGCGAATTGGCTGAAAGCAGATGTCGTTTCTCCACGACAAGCGGCATGATGGATTGTTCGGCGGGTGCGAAAAACTGCGTCAGCGTCGAAACCAAGAAGGTCACGACTAAGAGCAGACAGAACCCAACCGGTAAGTCTTTGAATGTTGTCCAGCCTTTAGTCAGCCAAAGCATAACCGGCAGCGCAAATACTAGCGCCCCGCGCAGTAGATTGGTCGAGACTAAAACGCCTTTTTTCGACCAGCGATCGACATAGACCCCCGCGATCGAACCAAATAAAATCGCCGGAATTGTGAATGCGATCATAATCGAGGACACCCAACCGCTAATCGTCTGCCCCTCCGACTGAAAGCGACTCGCAATCAAAGCAATCATCAGCACCAGATAGACCTTATCTGACAACTGCGAGAATACCTGACCCGACCAGAGCGTAAGAAAATTACGGTTTCTCAGGACGGGTGCAAATCCTCGTTCTGGCTCTTCAGGCGGTTCTGGTACAGGTTGATCTGGCGATACCACCTTCCCATTTTCAGAAACCTCGCCATCGAAATCAGGGAGGGTATTCTCTTTTGGCATCAATCGCGGCTCGATCGAGCGACTCGGCGGCTGAGAGCGAAACGGCTCAGGATGAGGATTCAGGCGGGCTGAATCGTGATCGAGCGCGGACATTAAAACGTAGTCGGTTGGGGAGGGTCGCATCATGGTTTAAGGCATCGAGTCGGTTGCAAAACAGCTTTCAATCAGGGCAGCAGATCGAATCGGTTGATCGAAGTGATACTGCGCGTACTGACGAAGCAACTTTTCGAGAGTGAGCCAGACGGCGGTGGAATGTTGGTCTGGCGCAGGTGGTTCAGCCTGGGGGAGATGCTGAAGCGCGGCAAGTTCGGGGGCGTAGAGTGGCACATTCAAAGCAGCGTGGAATTTTCGAGGGGAAGTCGAAACGCTTGATCCTGCCACCCGATATTCTCCCACAGGTGACTGGACTCGGTACTGCGGGGACTGTTCTTGGATCAGGCGATCGAGTTCTTCGAGCTTGACCACTCCGCCGATCGCGCTGCTAAATCCAGCTTGCGGCTCAGAACTGCTCAAATCTGGCTCGATCGTGGCTCCGGTGACGCTGCACTGATGCACTTGAGGCGCGACTCCAGCCACCACCAAAAGCTGAAAAACGGCGTGAATTAACCGAGGCAGCACTTCATCATCCGTGCATTGCTCGATTCGGGCTAGGTGCTCATTTAATAGATAGAAGAGTTCTTCTTGGGGCTGTTCGCTGAGGGCTTGCTGAAGGGTGAGTTCGGCTAAATATTGCCCTGCGGTCAGTTTCTTCAGGTTGCGCCCCAAGCCTGGATAAGACTCCAGCGTTTCGGCTTGCGTGATTTTGTCGAGCGATCGTCCTTTTGCCATCAGCAGTTCGTTCACAACAAACAAGCCACTGCGCCCCCCCAGTTTAGAATTTTGCTTACGCGCCCCCATCGCTACGGCTCTAAGCAATCCGAATTCCTTCGTCAAAATCGTGACGATTCGATCTGCCTCTCCCAGGGGCATCGCTTTAAGATTGATTCCGATCGCTTTGTAAGTTCGGCTCATGAACCAGATTCATTGGGGGTCTTTTCTAGGGTATCGCGCTGACGCAGTAACTCGACACCCCTGGATGTTCCAAGCCGTGTCGCTCCCGCCACAATCAAATCTAAAGCCTGTTCAACAGTGCGGATTCCCCCAGAAGCCTTAATTCCGACCCGATCCTGGGCGATTTCTTTCAAAAGGCGGACATCTGCGACAGTCGCTCCTCCGTTCCAGCCTGTACTGGTTTTGAGAAAGGCGGCTCCGGCATCCATGCACATTTGGGCAGCAGTGCGTTTTTCCGCTTCGGTCAAAAGTGACATTTCCAAGATGGCTTTAATCGGACAGCCGGTGGATTCCCGAATCTCTGCAATTTCTCGATAAAGGGCATCGAGATTACCAGACTTTAACCAACCGAGATTAATCACGATATCTAGTTCTGTCGCGCCGTTTTCGACGGCTTCTTCTGCCTCATAGCGCTTGATGATCGAGGTGTTTGCCCCTAAGGGAAATCCAATTACCGTCGTGACTTTAGGCTGCTTGGTATGCAGCAGGTTTGTCGCTTG
This is a stretch of genomic DNA from Cyanobacteria bacterium FACHB-DQ100. It encodes these proteins:
- a CDS encoding glycosyltransferase family 4 protein, whose product is MHIAWLGKKTPFCGNVTYSREVTNALLDRGHQVSFFHFAQEEGVPDNFPDLREIQIPFLYKSQIYTIPTLKSAKVLEQALKNLSPKPDLVHASLTLSPLDFMLPEICQTLNLPLVATFHPAFDRKLRNLTSGTQHLMYQLYAPSLAKYDRVIIFSRIQRDLLIKLGVPAEKIAVIPNGVDIEKYSPGASSFKARVGAKRLFLYQGRIAPEKNVESLLKAWKQANMGEDCKLVIVGNHGTLAASLIPFYGEEHGIKWLGFLADERDRINILRDTDVFILPSLVEGLSLSLLEAMACGVACVATDAGADGEVLEDEAGIVLETQRVTSQLRALLPQLRDHASWTTILGQKARQRVEERYTLSNNISQVEALYEDLLEKHRHRRPVPFLNKVPSIWRSIDLPQGRYPTVIDLPLDI
- a CDS encoding MFS transporter, giving the protein MSALDHDSARLNPHPEPFRSQPPSRSIEPRLMPKENTLPDFDGEVSENGKVVSPDQPVPEPPEEPERGFAPVLRNRNFLTLWSGQVFSQLSDKVYLVLMIALIASRFQSEGQTISGWVSSIMIAFTIPAILFGSIAGVYVDRWSKKGVLVSTNLLRGALVFALPVMLWLTKGWTTFKDLPVGFCLLLVVTFLVSTLTQFFAPAEQSIMPLVVEKRHLLSANSLYTTTAMASVIIGFAVGEPLLALADTIASQFGGSTDFGKELLVGGGYVIAGVLLLLMRTGEKPQEVAPEDQPHVWADIKDGLRFLGKHAHVRGALIQLVILFSIFAALAVLAVRLAEVMPEIKSSQFGFLLAAGGVGMAAGAALLGSFGQRFAHARLGTIGSIGMASCLVGIGFFYSHLWITLGLLVALGAFAALIGIPMQTTIQQETPEDMRGKVFGLQNNAVNIALSLPLVLAGVSETIFGLRIVFLALAALTIAGGSLTWYIAHTNDNNQE
- the recO gene encoding DNA repair protein RecO, whose product is MSRTYKAIGINLKAMPLGEADRIVTILTKEFGLLRAVAMGARKQNSKLGGRSGLFVVNELLMAKGRSLDKITQAETLESYPGLGRNLKKLTAGQYLAELTLQQALSEQPQEELFYLLNEHLARIEQCTDDEVLPRLIHAVFQLLVVAGVAPQVHQCSVTGATIEPDLSSSEPQAGFSSAIGGVVKLEELDRLIQEQSPQYRVQSPVGEYRVAGSSVSTSPRKFHAALNVPLYAPELAALQHLPQAEPPAPDQHSTAVWLTLEKLLRQYAQYHFDQPIRSAALIESCFATDSMP
- the deoC gene encoding deoxyribose-phosphate aldolase; protein product: MSQSYPDIDIAAFIDHSLLTPIATPNQVEQWCEEADRYHFASVCVLPIHVKQATNLLHTKQPKVTTVIGFPLGANTSIIKRYEAEEAVENGATELDIVINLGWLKSGNLDALYREIAEIRESTGCPIKAILEMSLLTEAEKRTAAQMCMDAGAAFLKTSTGWNGGATVADVRLLKEIAQDRVGIKASGGIRTVEQALDLIVAGATRLGTSRGVELLRQRDTLEKTPNESGS